A genome region from SAR324 cluster bacterium includes the following:
- a CDS encoding acetoacetate decarboxylase family protein: protein MFPQSSFFDVPVQMRQTSAGEVPLPILYYDTSAVLLFFETDLNHVLPKMEGTGLNVFSTRPNKTLVGLALFEYRQTGVGVYNEVGLGALVSPDQSHNLLSLAPQLLKDSTKRDFGFFIMNLPVTTPEANAAGREIWGYPKFVTDITFLLERNTVECRVADPVHGEICYLGGKFWPGVSLPGMDMITYSHHDGSIVKTIVNVNASFTHHLNRNVTLRVGHSHHIMAQNLRDLGLDQAKPVLIQATHTFQSRLNEGIPLRKWSHKPVIFE from the coding sequence ATGTTCCCTCAATCCAGTTTTTTTGATGTTCCTGTTCAGATGAGACAAACCTCGGCAGGCGAGGTTCCGTTGCCGATTCTGTATTATGACACCTCAGCGGTGTTGCTTTTTTTTGAGACAGACCTGAATCATGTATTGCCCAAAATGGAAGGCACCGGATTGAATGTCTTCAGCACCCGACCGAATAAAACGCTGGTGGGACTGGCATTGTTTGAATACCGGCAAACCGGTGTCGGCGTTTATAATGAAGTGGGACTTGGAGCCCTGGTTTCTCCTGATCAATCGCACAACCTCCTGTCGTTGGCACCGCAACTGCTCAAGGATTCCACCAAACGGGATTTCGGATTTTTCATCATGAATCTGCCAGTCACCACGCCGGAAGCGAATGCCGCTGGAAGAGAAATCTGGGGCTATCCCAAATTTGTAACCGACATTACTTTTTTGCTGGAAAGAAATACTGTGGAATGCCGTGTGGCTGATCCAGTACATGGGGAAATCTGTTATCTGGGAGGAAAATTCTGGCCCGGTGTTTCATTGCCCGGAATGGACATGATCACCTATTCCCATCATGACGGTTCCATCGTGAAAACCATCGTGAATGTCAATGCGTCCTTCACCCATCATCTCAACCGGAATGTGACGTTGAGAGTCGGACACAGCCACCACATTATGGCTCAAAATTTACGGGATCTCGGTTTGGATCAGGCAAAACCGGTTTTGATCCAGGCCACCCACACCTTTCAATCACGGTTGAATGAAGGAATTCCCTTGCGAAAATGGTCCCATAAACCGGTGATTTTTGAGTAA
- a CDS encoding tail fiber protein has product MDNRDLISKVEQLDAKLLKMEQQNKTRKFFHIPSTVIGIFVASLTLAIWSYADTPDNITQTSFTSGNIISSSSMNSNFTAVFNAVNELLKQIQVKSGKVGIGTTSAPAYKLDVNGDTNVNGTMQIKDVIPVTDSSYDLGSSTKKMKKVYTVDVSLPPGLIMPSSVPGHNTTPPTGWLFCDGSAVSITTYAELYSAIGTTYGIGDGSTTFNLPDYRGYFLRGIDNSAGSDPDAGSRTNRGDGVTGDNVGTKQSELAKIPNLAIFDADNNSILMVGTGNGGVGSNSQIFIDSQANKAGGASQHTLLAQGQGNETRPKNISVIYLIKY; this is encoded by the coding sequence ATGGATAACAGAGATCTTATTAGTAAGGTTGAACAGTTAGATGCAAAATTATTAAAAATGGAACAACAAAATAAAACGAGAAAGTTTTTCCATATCCCCTCCACTGTCATTGGGATTTTTGTGGCTTCACTCACACTTGCAATATGGTCCTATGCAGACACACCAGACAATATCACTCAAACATCGTTCACATCCGGAAATATAATCAGTTCATCCAGTATGAATAGCAATTTCACAGCAGTGTTCAATGCTGTGAATGAACTGCTGAAACAAATTCAGGTTAAATCCGGAAAAGTTGGAATAGGGACAACCTCCGCACCAGCATACAAACTTGATGTGAATGGCGATACAAACGTGAATGGTACAATGCAAATCAAGGATGTTATCCCGGTCACAGACAGTTCCTATGATTTGGGTTCGTCTACAAAAAAAATGAAAAAAGTGTACACGGTTGATGTCAGCCTCCCGCCTGGTTTGATCATGCCATCATCAGTGCCAGGTCATAACACAACACCACCAACCGGTTGGTTATTTTGTGATGGCAGTGCTGTGAGCATTACAACTTATGCGGAGCTTTATTCAGCCATTGGTACAACCTATGGTATTGGAGATGGATCTACGACATTCAATTTACCGGATTACCGCGGGTATTTTCTGCGTGGAATAGATAATAGTGCTGGTTCAGATCCTGATGCTGGTAGCAGAACAAACCGTGGGGATGGCGTTACTGGTGACAATGTTGGGACAAAACAAAGTGAATTGGCAAAAATCCCAAATCTTGCCATATTCGATGCCGATAATAACTCAATACTCATGGTAGGCACTGGAAATGGAGGAGTTGGATCTAACTCCCAGATATTCATAGATAGTCAGGCAAATAAGGCAGGGGGCGCATCACAACACACGTTGCTGGCGCAAGGACAGGGCAATGAAACTCGTCCAAAAAATATTTCCGTCATTTATTTGATAAAATATTAA
- a CDS encoding protein kinase, with translation MPLEISPQLESLLTQAAALEKWPLGRLISIFEGRTPKNRQDRKQLIQTIRSRPDAFSKNAFVIGFTGTPGAGKSSLIGELCLTFLKKYPDLSIAVVAVDPSSQTSGGSLLGDRTRVNFPTHEKRIFFRSQASNLDLGGVSTQTFHAIRLMKYFFDLIFIETVGIGQSEIEIQKLSDHTCLILQPLTGDQIQFMKAGIMEIPDTFIINKCDEEKLAQKSYHLLKSSLKLARILPENVQEDVRIFRTSAIKRIGLEALAEFLHQQFLTQEHHANHALREGYYLKKWVKEEYGKWGLLKLEELLQSQPEKFTHLTFEDQESFFLDFVKQFFLASF, from the coding sequence ATGCCGCTTGAGATATCACCCCAACTGGAGTCCTTGCTGACCCAGGCCGCGGCACTTGAAAAATGGCCGCTGGGGCGGCTCATCAGTATTTTTGAAGGGCGCACTCCCAAAAACAGACAGGACCGCAAGCAACTGATTCAGACGATCAGAAGTCGTCCGGATGCGTTTAGCAAAAACGCGTTTGTGATCGGCTTTACCGGAACTCCCGGGGCCGGCAAATCGAGTCTGATTGGTGAGTTGTGCCTGACTTTCCTGAAAAAATATCCCGATCTTTCCATCGCTGTGGTGGCGGTGGACCCTTCCAGTCAAACCTCGGGAGGGTCCTTGCTGGGAGATCGAACACGCGTCAATTTTCCCACCCATGAGAAAAGAATATTTTTCCGCTCACAAGCCTCCAATCTGGATCTGGGGGGTGTGAGCACCCAGACTTTTCATGCAATCCGGTTGATGAAATATTTTTTTGATCTGATATTCATCGAAACGGTTGGAATCGGGCAAAGTGAAATTGAAATCCAGAAACTCAGTGATCACACCTGCCTGATTCTCCAACCTCTCACTGGCGATCAAATCCAGTTCATGAAAGCCGGGATCATGGAAATTCCTGACACCTTCATCATCAACAAATGTGATGAGGAAAAACTCGCTCAAAAAAGCTACCATCTGCTGAAATCCAGCCTCAAGCTTGCCCGGATTCTGCCTGAAAACGTTCAGGAGGATGTCCGTATTTTTCGCACGAGTGCTATCAAACGAATCGGTCTCGAAGCACTGGCGGAATTCCTTCACCAACAGTTTCTGACGCAGGAACACCATGCGAATCATGCGTTGCGCGAGGGTTACTATCTGAAGAAATGGGTCAAGGAAGAATATGGCAAATGGGGTCTGTTAAAACTGGAAGAACTGCTTCAATCCCAACCTGAAAAATTCACCCACCTCACCTTTGAAGATCAGGAATCTTTCTTTCTGGATTTTGTCAAACAATTCTTCCTTGCGTCTTTCTGA
- a CDS encoding nucleoside:proton symporter translates to MMFQGLLGIIALMALSWGISENRKSVNWKTVGAGLMIQLLLAVILLKIPLIKEGFMGINQVVLALEKAMTAGTSMVFGYLGGGEAPFDIKNPGATFILAFRALPLVLVVSALSSLLFYWKILPYVIRGFSWGLRRTMGVGGAVGVSAAANIFVGMVEAPLFIRPYIQHLTRSELFVVMTTGMATVAGTVMALYAFLLGNVIPDALGHILVASIISAPAAILVAQLMIPATTASTEAEWTPSSDAASSMDAITKGTEDGLKLFLNILAMLIVLVALVHLVNQILGLLPLIQGEGLTLQKMLGWVMAPVMWLIGIPWDQAFTAGSLMGTKTILNELIAYIDLSQLPADALDVKSRLIMLYALCGFANFGSLGIMIAGLTTMAPERRNEIVSLGMKSILSGTIATCMTGAVVGLIH, encoded by the coding sequence ATGATGTTTCAAGGTTTATTGGGAATTATCGCACTCATGGCTCTCTCTTGGGGGATCAGTGAAAACAGAAAATCAGTGAACTGGAAAACAGTGGGGGCTGGACTTATGATCCAGTTGCTACTGGCTGTGATTCTGTTGAAGATTCCTTTAATCAAAGAAGGGTTCATGGGAATCAATCAGGTGGTGCTGGCTTTGGAAAAAGCCATGACTGCCGGAACCTCAATGGTTTTTGGCTATCTGGGGGGCGGTGAGGCCCCGTTTGATATAAAAAATCCCGGAGCCACGTTCATTCTGGCATTTCGTGCGTTGCCACTGGTGCTGGTGGTCAGTGCGCTTTCATCTTTGTTATTTTACTGGAAAATTCTTCCGTATGTCATTCGCGGATTTTCCTGGGGATTGCGCCGAACCATGGGCGTTGGCGGCGCTGTCGGTGTTTCTGCGGCCGCGAATATTTTTGTGGGAATGGTGGAAGCTCCACTGTTCATCAGACCCTATATCCAGCATTTAACCCGCAGTGAACTGTTTGTCGTCATGACCACCGGTATGGCAACAGTCGCGGGAACCGTCATGGCGTTGTATGCGTTTTTATTGGGGAATGTGATTCCAGATGCCTTGGGGCATATTCTGGTGGCCTCCATCATCAGCGCTCCCGCGGCCATTCTTGTTGCTCAATTGATGATTCCTGCCACGACTGCATCGACTGAAGCCGAGTGGACTCCTTCCAGTGATGCGGCAAGCTCCATGGATGCCATCACTAAAGGCACAGAAGATGGACTGAAATTATTTCTGAATATTCTGGCTATGCTGATTGTACTGGTCGCACTGGTTCATCTGGTCAATCAGATTCTGGGTTTGTTGCCGTTGATTCAGGGAGAAGGATTGACCTTGCAGAAAATGCTCGGGTGGGTGATGGCGCCGGTCATGTGGTTGATCGGCATTCCCTGGGATCAGGCCTTCACTGCTGGAAGCCTGATGGGAACAAAAACCATTCTGAATGAATTGATCGCCTATATTGATTTATCCCAATTGCCTGCTGACGCGCTGGATGTTAAAAGTCGGCTGATCATGCTGTATGCCCTGTGTGGCTTCGCAAATTTCGGCAGTTTGGGAATCATGATCGCCGGACTCACCACCATGGCACCTGAGCGACGGAATGAGATTGTATCCCTGGGAATGAAATCCATCTTATCCGGCACCATCGCAACCTGCATGACAGGTGCTGTGGTTGGACTCATTCACTGA
- a CDS encoding protein meaA, translating into MEKLAHVLYDKEGKTTKEKPWIFRTYAGHTNVKASNELYRSNLSKGQTGLSIAFDLATQCGYSSEDPIARPEIGKVGVPINTLDDFHILFDQIPIEEMNTSMTINGTAMWLFSLYIALAEERGIDPSLLQGTTQNDLMKEFLARGTYVFPPEASLRLTVDMYEYSLNKVPKFNPSNICSYHLQEAGATPVQELAFALINAITLLDAIKAKNLSEEEFERCVGRISFFVNAGMRFVEEMCKMRAFTEMWDEICQKRYQVKNASYRRFRYGVQVNSLGLSEEQPENNAWRILIEALGVTLSRDARCRALQLPAWNEALSLPRPWDQQWSLRLQQILAYETDLLEFPDIFEGSKVIESKVADLKQQAYTEIDKILAMGGGVEAIKSGYMKSQLVGSQADRIARINKGEQIVVGRNKWTEAIPSPLVQGDDGGVFKVDVSAAQDTLDALATTKKQRDEAKVKAALERLAEEAKTGTNLMEASIACAKARVTTGEWSETLRSVFGEYRAPTGVEGQSFQIETAQLEEVRSKVNKFTDTYGHRPKIIVGKPGLDGHSNGAEMIAVAARHCGFDVIYFGIRLSATEIVQSAVEENVDVIGISLLSGSHNEIIDQIFGDLEKFGAKNAIPVVLGGIIPQSDFASILGKGVKKIFTPKDFDLVQVMSDIIDLIHQNRAAQE; encoded by the coding sequence ATGGAAAAGCTTGCGCATGTTTTATATGACAAAGAAGGAAAAACCACGAAGGAAAAACCGTGGATTTTCAGAACCTATGCCGGCCACACCAACGTCAAGGCCTCCAACGAACTGTATCGAAGCAACCTGTCAAAGGGACAGACCGGATTGAGCATCGCGTTTGATCTGGCAACCCAATGCGGATACTCCTCTGAAGACCCCATTGCCCGTCCCGAAATTGGCAAGGTCGGTGTGCCGATCAACACACTTGATGATTTCCATATTCTGTTTGACCAGATCCCCATTGAAGAAATGAACACCTCCATGACCATCAATGGTACGGCCATGTGGTTGTTTTCTCTGTATATCGCTCTTGCTGAAGAACGCGGCATTGATCCCTCGCTGTTGCAGGGAACCACCCAGAATGATCTCATGAAAGAATTTCTGGCAAGGGGAACCTATGTGTTTCCGCCTGAAGCCTCCTTGCGGTTGACTGTCGATATGTACGAATATTCCCTCAACAAGGTTCCCAAATTCAATCCGTCCAACATCTGTTCCTATCACCTTCAGGAGGCAGGGGCGACACCTGTTCAGGAACTTGCGTTCGCCTTGATCAATGCCATCACCCTGCTGGATGCGATCAAAGCAAAAAATCTGAGTGAAGAAGAATTTGAACGTTGCGTTGGCCGCATCTCCTTTTTTGTGAATGCCGGCATGCGGTTTGTGGAAGAAATGTGCAAGATGCGCGCTTTCACAGAAATGTGGGATGAAATCTGCCAGAAACGTTATCAGGTAAAAAACGCCAGTTACCGACGTTTTCGTTATGGCGTTCAGGTCAATTCACTCGGACTTTCAGAAGAACAACCCGAAAATAACGCCTGGCGGATTCTGATTGAAGCTCTTGGCGTGACACTGAGTCGTGACGCCCGCTGTCGTGCCCTTCAACTCCCCGCCTGGAACGAAGCCTTGTCCTTGCCTCGCCCCTGGGATCAGCAATGGTCGTTACGACTTCAGCAGATTCTGGCCTATGAAACAGATTTGCTGGAATTTCCTGACATTTTTGAAGGCTCCAAAGTCATTGAATCCAAAGTGGCCGATCTAAAACAACAGGCTTACACGGAAATTGACAAGATTCTGGCCATGGGTGGTGGTGTGGAAGCCATCAAGTCCGGTTACATGAAATCACAACTTGTTGGTTCTCAAGCAGATCGAATCGCCCGAATCAACAAAGGGGAACAAATCGTGGTAGGTCGCAACAAATGGACTGAAGCCATTCCTTCACCACTGGTGCAAGGAGATGATGGCGGTGTGTTCAAGGTGGACGTGTCTGCGGCTCAGGACACACTGGACGCGTTGGCAACTACCAAAAAACAACGGGATGAGGCAAAAGTTAAAGCGGCACTGGAACGTCTGGCTGAAGAAGCCAAAACCGGAACCAATTTGATGGAAGCCTCCATTGCCTGCGCCAAAGCGCGTGTCACTACGGGCGAATGGTCCGAGACACTCAGAAGCGTGTTTGGAGAATACCGTGCGCCTACCGGCGTGGAAGGACAATCGTTCCAGATTGAAACAGCACAACTGGAAGAAGTCCGTTCCAAAGTGAATAAATTTACTGATACTTATGGACACCGTCCCAAAATCATTGTTGGAAAGCCCGGTCTGGATGGTCATTCCAATGGTGCGGAAATGATCGCTGTGGCGGCACGGCATTGCGGTTTTGATGTGATTTATTTTGGCATCCGTCTCAGTGCGACCGAAATTGTTCAGTCCGCGGTTGAAGAAAACGTGGATGTCATCGGCATTTCTCTATTGTCGGGCTCACACAACGAAATCATTGACCAGATTTTTGGGGATCTCGAAAAATTTGGCGCGAAAAACGCGATTCCTGTCGTGTTGGGCGGGATCATCCCGCAATCGGATTTTGCCTCCATTCTCGGAAAAGGTGTCAAAAAAATCTTCACACCCAAGGATTTCGATCTGGTGCAGGTAATGAGTGATATCATTGACCTGATTCATCAAAATCGCGCGGCTCAGGAGTAG
- a CDS encoding dynamin family protein translates to MSNIPVNETREILQQLRVLLGQETSQIDAWEKNLLAIERRLNEQILRMAVVGTIKAGKSTLVNALLGQDILRRGAGILTAIITRVRFAPESRVSIWFKSHEVIRDELENAMMILGEAAGVPPPTSFDLQKQADHEILEAFLDHQQLDFAENHESFSQEWILLKSFLKGYDRIKTHIRPKESNILVLENARLSEHQAFVSMEENAVYMKDVLLQIPFDLPRNFEIADCQGSDSPNPNHFAMVQQYLAQSTVVVYAISTRTGIRQADLILLRTLKQLNLLEQTLFVANLDFNEHETINDAQRVLLQIRKDLSQWTEIPRLFGISALYQLIISLPEPRPVRMEHHLKIWRDTPELLAFHQEQWNNIKECFNDIAHHSASQALIQSEQAHWQYMTARIQNFVQTLIRELNRDHQLSRERQTRLDLHTEDVATVLKAFEASLDGALKQLKQQISQDVDQLFSKDTSLTGMIYDYVKNYQLPESLTHSGDTLIAQMVIMYKTLQRHLMTFIMEDFNAPLIVKLKQYQQSYVEHLSRISSPFFKALNVNDEQLILNQEVHDLPPLHFPDVSLSMFSSTLNYHTKEKMKSFLFLGKALIQQKLHLKEKKVDESDAEGVKSRFWKEALIQLKKDALKSLDFDVDNYRENIKYMVLYEGVKQLAETLLEDFRLKAQLSRTDFGTIIQNLQSSRDNTETLLRGLNCVDSQLSKLVLTAQNQTSSV, encoded by the coding sequence ATGAGTAACATTCCTGTCAATGAAACCCGTGAAATCCTTCAGCAACTCCGTGTTCTTCTGGGACAGGAAACGTCACAAATAGACGCCTGGGAAAAGAATTTGCTGGCCATTGAGCGCCGTTTGAATGAGCAGATATTAAGAATGGCGGTGGTTGGTACCATCAAGGCCGGAAAATCCACACTGGTCAATGCGTTGCTGGGCCAGGATATTCTGCGGAGAGGGGCCGGTATTTTGACAGCCATCATCACACGGGTCCGTTTTGCTCCTGAATCCCGTGTTTCCATCTGGTTCAAATCGCATGAAGTGATTCGTGATGAACTCGAAAATGCCATGATGATTCTCGGCGAGGCCGCCGGAGTGCCCCCACCCACTTCATTTGACCTCCAGAAGCAGGCGGATCATGAGATCCTGGAAGCCTTTCTTGATCATCAGCAACTGGATTTTGCGGAAAATCACGAATCGTTCAGTCAGGAATGGATTCTGCTCAAATCATTTCTCAAAGGTTATGACCGCATCAAAACGCATATCCGTCCCAAAGAATCCAACATACTCGTTTTGGAAAATGCCCGTCTGAGTGAACATCAAGCCTTTGTCAGCATGGAAGAAAACGCTGTGTACATGAAAGATGTGTTGCTTCAAATTCCGTTTGACCTCCCCCGGAATTTTGAAATTGCTGACTGCCAGGGCAGCGATTCTCCCAATCCCAATCATTTTGCCATGGTGCAGCAGTATCTCGCACAAAGTACTGTTGTGGTGTATGCGATCAGCACCCGCACAGGAATCAGGCAGGCGGATCTGATTTTGTTGAGAACCTTGAAGCAGTTGAATCTCCTGGAACAGACATTGTTTGTCGCCAATCTGGATTTCAATGAGCATGAAACCATAAATGACGCACAGCGAGTTCTGCTTCAGATCAGAAAAGATCTATCACAATGGACGGAGATACCCCGATTGTTTGGAATTTCCGCCTTGTATCAACTGATCATTTCGCTTCCGGAACCACGACCTGTACGTATGGAGCACCATTTGAAAATTTGGCGTGACACTCCTGAACTGCTGGCCTTTCATCAGGAGCAATGGAACAACATCAAGGAATGCTTCAATGATATTGCCCATCATTCAGCATCACAGGCATTGATCCAGAGTGAACAGGCTCATTGGCAATATATGACAGCCCGGATTCAGAATTTTGTTCAAACCCTGATCCGTGAATTGAACCGGGATCATCAGCTATCTCGTGAACGACAAACCCGTCTTGACCTTCATACTGAAGATGTTGCCACGGTACTGAAAGCGTTTGAAGCATCGCTGGATGGTGCGCTCAAACAATTAAAACAACAGATTTCACAAGATGTGGATCAACTTTTTTCAAAAGATACGTCATTGACCGGAATGATTTATGATTATGTGAAAAATTACCAACTGCCTGAATCATTGACTCATTCAGGCGATACTCTGATTGCCCAGATGGTGATCATGTACAAAACCCTCCAGCGCCATTTGATGACGTTCATTATGGAGGATTTCAATGCACCATTGATTGTGAAGCTCAAACAGTATCAACAATCTTATGTAGAGCACCTCTCCAGGATTTCATCACCGTTTTTCAAAGCATTGAATGTCAATGATGAACAACTCATTCTCAATCAGGAAGTGCATGACCTTCCACCTCTCCATTTCCCTGATGTCTCTCTCAGCATGTTTTCCTCAACGCTCAATTACCATACGAAGGAGAAGATGAAGAGTTTTCTATTTTTAGGCAAAGCGTTGATTCAACAGAAATTACATCTCAAAGAAAAAAAAGTCGATGAATCCGATGCTGAAGGAGTCAAATCGCGTTTCTGGAAAGAGGCACTCATCCAACTTAAAAAAGACGCACTCAAAAGTCTGGATTTTGATGTGGATAATTATCGGGAAAACATCAAATACATGGTTTTGTATGAAGGTGTGAAACAGCTTGCAGAAACACTGCTGGAAGATTTTCGTCTGAAAGCACAATTATCCCGGACAGATTTCGGAACAATCATCCAGAATCTTCAGTCCTCCCGTGACAATACTGAAACCTTGTTGCGCGGATTAAATTGTGTTGACTCACAGTTGAGTAAATTAGTATTAACGGCACAAAATCAAACGTCATCAGTTTGA
- a CDS encoding acyl-CoA dehydrogenase, with product MRLNGFVDTTHPLSLRSAFKKLDPKVRPLIDYAPESLWEQDTAMLPLPLRQHRKQCRKFAETWLKPHVLEFDSCHDKPDVWPIMKTAARHGLFTDMPAPIGTLNILKSVYPLQWVQSIKLEELCTVCGGLGLLLGAHVLGSAPLVLSGSISAIRQFLWPMYQQNKQGEPALMAFAITEPGAGSDAEDGDGAFHYRPGTVAGKVQGGWMINGRKIFISGGDRASAVCVFAALEHEGMESWTCFLVKKDTPGFSVGRNELKMGQRASTASELIFEDVFVPDSHVIGKLRSGWALNRAVLNFSRIPVGAIALGIARGAMESAIQFVCTQTLGGKPLMEYQEVQLNVAQMLIDTSAMRAMIWQSASTFTPTQARASMTKVFCGDMAVKVCEAAMEIMGNHGMLHTKLAEKAYRDSRLTQIYEGTNQINRLAVIEDQMEEFCRYYQS from the coding sequence ATGCGTTTGAATGGCTTTGTTGATACGACTCATCCACTATCCTTACGATCCGCCTTCAAAAAACTGGATCCCAAAGTACGTCCCCTCATTGATTATGCACCTGAATCCTTGTGGGAACAGGATACCGCCATGTTGCCACTGCCGCTCAGACAACACCGCAAACAATGCAGAAAATTTGCTGAAACCTGGCTGAAACCCCACGTTCTGGAATTTGATTCCTGTCATGACAAACCGGATGTATGGCCGATTATGAAAACCGCGGCCCGGCATGGATTGTTCACAGATATGCCCGCGCCCATTGGGACGCTCAATATTCTGAAATCGGTTTATCCCCTGCAATGGGTACAGAGCATCAAACTCGAAGAACTGTGTACCGTGTGCGGCGGCCTTGGTCTTTTATTGGGCGCTCATGTTCTGGGAAGCGCGCCGTTGGTTTTGTCAGGCAGTATTTCCGCAATTCGTCAGTTCCTCTGGCCGATGTATCAGCAGAATAAACAGGGAGAACCCGCACTCATGGCATTTGCCATCACAGAACCTGGTGCCGGTTCTGATGCCGAAGATGGTGATGGAGCCTTTCATTACAGACCCGGAACCGTTGCCGGAAAGGTTCAAGGTGGATGGATGATCAATGGCCGGAAAATATTTATTTCCGGTGGAGATAGGGCTTCAGCGGTGTGTGTGTTTGCCGCGCTTGAACATGAAGGCATGGAATCCTGGACCTGTTTTCTGGTGAAAAAAGATACGCCGGGATTTTCCGTGGGTCGGAATGAACTGAAAATGGGACAGCGCGCGTCAACTGCCTCGGAACTGATTTTTGAGGATGTTTTTGTGCCGGATTCGCATGTGATTGGAAAATTGAGAAGCGGCTGGGCCTTGAATCGGGCCGTCCTTAATTTTTCCAGAATTCCGGTGGGAGCGATCGCCCTGGGCATTGCCCGGGGGGCCATGGAAAGCGCGATTCAGTTTGTCTGCACACAAACTCTGGGTGGAAAGCCCTTGATGGAATATCAGGAAGTTCAGTTGAATGTCGCGCAAATGCTGATCGACACCTCAGCCATGCGAGCCATGATCTGGCAGTCCGCTTCAACGTTTACCCCAACTCAGGCTCGTGCCTCGATGACCAAGGTGTTTTGCGGAGACATGGCGGTGAAAGTGTGCGAAGCCGCCATGGAAATCATGGGCAATCACGGGATGCTCCACACCAAACTGGCAGAAAAAGCCTATCGGGATTCACGCTTGACCCAGATTTATGAAGGAACCAACCAGATCAACAGGTTGGCTGTTATCGAAGACCAGATGGAAGAGTTTTGCCGCTATTATCAATCCTGA
- a CDS encoding PaaI family thioesterase, which produces MDIKNQLTNQVKALLKHTISNSNDNASSGISAFLRKGGLGLLNQTIGTVMPFASRNGFKVLKVEPGYVQCQIPLKINKNHFGTMYAGALFTLAEMPVGVMALLEFDSKFYPLLKEMTVQFVNVAKSAATIEYRLSAEERARIEAEALKNGKCEFTMDGELKDAEGITVAISRGVYQIRTRGETLKKA; this is translated from the coding sequence ATGGATATTAAAAATCAACTCACCAATCAGGTTAAAGCACTGTTAAAGCACACCATCTCCAATTCCAATGATAATGCCTCCTCAGGGATTTCAGCTTTTCTGCGTAAAGGCGGCCTGGGCCTTCTCAACCAGACCATAGGCACCGTCATGCCGTTTGCCTCTCGTAACGGCTTCAAAGTGCTCAAAGTGGAACCGGGTTATGTTCAATGCCAGATTCCCTTAAAGATCAACAAAAACCATTTTGGAACCATGTATGCCGGCGCCCTGTTCACCCTGGCCGAAATGCCGGTGGGGGTGATGGCTCTGCTGGAATTTGACTCAAAATTCTATCCCCTCCTGAAAGAAATGACTGTCCAGTTTGTCAATGTCGCCAAGTCCGCGGCCACCATTGAATACCGATTGAGTGCTGAAGAACGTGCCCGAATTGAAGCGGAAGCCCTGAAAAATGGAAAATGTGAATTCACCATGGACGGCGAATTGAAAGATGCTGAGGGCATCACTGTCGCCATTTCCCGCGGCGTGTATCAGATCCGGACCAGAGGTGAAACGCTGAAAAAAGCTTAA